The Streptomyces sp. NBC_00162 sequence CGGCTTCGACCCCGTCGAGCGGGATGGTCTCGGAGACGAAGGCGTCCAGGTCGAGCCGGCCCTGCAGGTAGAGGTCGACGAGCATCGGGAAGTCGCGCTCGGGCAGGCAGTCCCCGTACCAGGAGGACTTCAGCGCCCCGCCGCGGCCGAAGACGTCCAGCAGCGGGAGTTCGAGCTTCATCTCGGGGGTCGGCACGCCGACCAGGACCACGGTCCCGGCCAGGTCGCGGGCGTAGAAGGCCTGCCGGTAGGTCTCGGGGCGGCCGACCGCCTCGATCACCACGTCGGCGCCGTTCCCGTCGGTCAGGCCCTGGATTGCCTGGACCACGTCTTCCTTACGGCCGTTGACGGTGTGCGTGGCGCCCAGGCCGCGCGCCCACTCCAGCTTCCGGTCGTCGAGGTCCACCGCGATGATCTTCGAGGCGCCCGCCAGCCGGGCCCCGGCCACGGCCGCGTTGCCCACTCCCCCGCAGCCGATGACGGCCACCGAGTCGCCCCGCCCGACGTTGCCGGTGTTCAGGGCGGCGCCGAGGCCGGCCATCACCCCGCAGCCGAGGAGTCCGGCGGCCGCCGGTGCGGCGGCCGGGTCCACCTTGGTGCACTGGCCGGCCGCGACCAGGGTCTTCTCGGCGAAGGCCCCGATCCCGAGCGCCGGGGAGAGCGGGGTGCCGTCCTCCAGGGTCATGGGCTGGGTCGCGTTGTGCGTGGCGAAGCAGTACCAGGGGCGTCCGCGCTTGCAAGCCCGGCAGGTCCCGCACACCGCACGCCAGTTGAGGACGACGAAGTCGCCGGGGGCCACGGAGGTGACGT is a genomic window containing:
- a CDS encoding S-(hydroxymethyl)mycothiol dehydrogenase codes for the protein MTHRVRGVIARSKGAPVETTTILVPDPGPGEALVRVQACGVCHTDLHYREGGINDEFPFLLGHEAAGIVESVGPDVTSVAPGDFVVLNWRAVCGTCRACKRGRPWYCFATHNATQPMTLEDGTPLSPALGIGAFAEKTLVAAGQCTKVDPAAAPAAAGLLGCGVMAGLGAALNTGNVGRGDSVAVIGCGGVGNAAVAGARLAGASKIIAVDLDDRKLEWARGLGATHTVNGRKEDVVQAIQGLTDGNGADVVIEAVGRPETYRQAFYARDLAGTVVLVGVPTPEMKLELPLLDVFGRGGALKSSWYGDCLPERDFPMLVDLYLQGRLDLDAFVSETIPLDGVEAAFARMERGEVLRSVVEFP